GTCACCTGGGCAGCCACCACTCCAGAGCACAGCCCAGAAGCCCTCCAGCTGCACCATTCCTCCCAGTCCCCCAGCCCTTCCTACCAGGTACCTGTGAGCGTGTCTGATCCCTCTGACTGGTGCCAGCTCCCCCATTAAGATCTTTAGCATGGTCGACTTGCCAGCTCCGTTTTCCCCAACctagagaagcagcagcagcattggAGAACGTGAAACCCATGAAGGTACTTTGGAGCGTGGGGCAGCAATCAGGGAATTTTGGCTCGCTTGGAGAATCACACAGCGGAGGCGGCCAGAACGAGAGTCTAACCAGCGGCTCCAGCTGCGTTTCTATCAGTGAGGAGCTGCACAGACAGCAGTGCTAGAGgatgtcccctccccagccctccagcctAAGGATTACTTGGCCCCAGCCTCATTCGCAAGCAAATAACATCTCTCTGCTGTCCCATCCAGCATGGCAGGAGCCCCCACCACATGCCGCTGTCGTCAGCTAATTAACAGTTACAGAAAAGATGGACCCActctcttctcagaggtgcccagtgaaaggGTGAAGGGCAACAGGCAGAAGTCACAAATTCTAATcggtattaggaaaaatgttcctCGTAATGAGGATGATCAAATGCTGCAATGGGACCAAGAGGAATGGGAGAAACATTcctccctggaaacatccaaaaTTCAACTGGACAAGGAggacctgagcaacctgacctaacATCAAAGCTGGCCCTGATTCCAGCAGGGCCCTCCCAAGGTCCCTTGTAGCCACCGTTATTCTGCAACTCCACATACCACACAGATGCGGGACTCCAGGTCAGCAGAGACGGAGAGGGAACGAAAGATGTAGTGACTTGGGTCATAACAGAAGTCTACTTCGTCTAGCTGCAGGATCGGGGGGGAGAACTTCTCAAAACCATCAGGGAACCTGGGAAGGCAGGAAGAGGTGAGAGACGTCCAGGAACTTCAGACACCCTGTTCCCGACCCCCACCGGGACAACCGCTGCAACCCCCAGGTGGGAAGGAGGGCTCCCTGCCATGCAGGGCCTCTGGGAAGGATGGTCACAAGAAGAGGGGACAGATCAGTCTTGGCAGCCTTGGCCCCAGGAGGGAACCCAACACAAACGTGGGGGCCTGTCTGGGCTCCCTGTCAGAGTAAGGCTGGCCCATGGGAAGGGGTGGTTGTTCCAGCCGGGACGGGACCCAGGAGGAGCTCACATCAGAAACGGAGCCAGGCACCCTCCAAGCAAGGGCTCAGGGGACACTTACTTCATGACCACCTCAGACTCCTTGTCCACAGGTTTCAGCTCTGGCCTGCAAGAAGAGGAGATGGGTAACCGAGATGCCTTGCACTGGGGGTCTGTTCCCACACCAGAAACCCAGACAGTCTTCAGTTCTCCAATGCCTCATCCTGGCCAAAGCCTCTGGACCAGAGACAGAGCACCCAAAGCCCAAACCATCCCGGTACCACCCAGGCACCTTCAGAACCCCCGTTCActgtcccctccccgcctccaGAGAGGAGCGGGACAGGCACTcacagcttctccagcagcttgAGCTTGCTCTGCACTTGGGATGCCCGGTTGGCATTGTAGCGAAAGCGGTCAATGAAAACCTACAAGAGAGAAAAGCATCAGCACGCTGCAGGTCCTCTTCAGCCCCAGCCACCCCGCTCTGCTGCCAAGCCTCCTGCAACAACAGAGACACGTCCATGGGTCACTGAAAGgccaaacagcagaaaaaactcCAAGAGCAGAGATTACTGGAAGCAGGGAGGCTTGGAGGGTTCACTAGAAGCGTGGAGAGTGGGACAAGGCTGGGAGAAGAGTGTCGCAGCACTACTGGCTTCTTCTAGTACCTGGATGTGCTCGCGGTACTGCTGCTGGGCTTCGTACTCTCGCTGCTGGTTCTTCAGCCGTTCCTCCTTGATCTTCATGAAGTTCTCAAAGTCCCCGCGGTACGTGTCCAGCCGCTGAGAGTGCAGGTAGATGATGTCTGTGGCCACCGCGTTCAGGAAGTTCCTGTCGTGGGACACCACGAGGATGGTCGACTGCCAGGTCTGGAGGAGACAGCAAGAGGGAGGCCTGAGCATCGTCAAGCCAGAGCGCAGGGCTTGTTCCCACCACCCAGCAAGGCGAGACACCAGCCTGGAGGACATCTCCGTCCCTCGCTCTGTCCCGGGGCTTCCTGGCCACCCCCTACCTGCAGGTAGGTCTCCAGCCACAAAATGGCCCTCACGTCCAGCATGTTCGTTGGCTCTGCGGGAAGGGAAAGAGGCAGGGAGgtcaggagggatggggacggcTGGATTATTCTTTTTTACACAGGACAGGCTAGAGATCAGCATCACGGAGGAAGAGACCCTGCGTGGGGACCTGACTCCACAGCCGAGGGGACTCACGCCCGTGGGGTGCGCTGAGGCAGGGGGGTCTGGGGGCCGAGGCTCGGACGGGgacgctccccccaccccatactGGTACCTGGGCACTGGTGCCCAGCGGCAGCGCCTCACACAAACCCGCCAGCCAGGGTGGGCACCCCCCATGGAGCCAGCCCAGTGCCGGGGTCACCCCCTGCGGTGAAGGGACCCCCGGGATGGGCCGGCAGCCAGGGCCCACGGCAGGGCCGGCAGAGGGACTGCTTGGGGCGCGGCGACAGGCAGAGCCCCCAGCTGGGGCAtggggcagagctctgctgagtGCCGTGCAGGCGGCCCCCCCAGCGCTTCCCCGCAGcgcccacagccctgccagcactGCCCTGTCACGCAGGGCTATTTTGGGCGGGCAGCTAAAGGCCACAGCGTGTTCCCAACCCCAGCAAGGGCACAGGCAGGCCTGGCCGTGGAGTCGGAGGGGACTCATGGTATCGACTTACCATCCAGCAGAAGGAGATCTGGCCTAGGAAAAACCAGACACGGGTATCAGAAGCAAAAAGAGCACAGGGTCAGTGCAGAGCGCGTTTCACCGCACACACGGAGCTGTGATGCCCCCAACGCTCCGCACCCCCAGAGCCAAGAGGAGCCCCGGGCAGCACGCCTGCACCTCGCAGCACAGACCCCATGGCGTGAAGGCCTGGACACCAACCTGGCAAACAGGGCTCTGGCTAAGGCCAGCCTCATTCTCCAGCCTCCGGAAAACTCTCTGAGGAGAGAAGAGGTTGCAGAGAGGGGTTACTGCTTAACACAGAACGACTCTGTGTTCGCCTGCCAGGCTCCCTGCTCCCCCGCTGCCCTTTCAGCTCTGCTGTCACCCCGAAACTGTGTGTCCCCGCAGAGACCTCGGGCACAGCACGAGAACCATGGTCCAGCAGGCCGGTGGCTTGGCTCCCTCGGGGCAGGAGACCGCATTGGGAGGGCAGGAACAGACCTTCACCCttccccagggctcccctcccTCACAGCCACAGCGGTGCCTGGGGGCTCACCAGCAGCGGCGTCTCCCCAGACCCGTTTCTGTCTCGATACCCAGAACCTGGAGACTTACTTGGTTGTCTGTTGTTGCATCTTTGCATTAAAGCCCAGCCCAGCGAGAATGACGGATGCCctggggaaaaagagagggaacTGGAACCCAGCTACAGCATCCAGACGCACAGCACAGTCTGAGGCCCTGGACCCACAGTCACCCCGGGGACGCTGCTGCGCGGTTTAAGGCCATTCTGGCACAGGAAAACTTCCCTGCAGGCCCAAGAGCAGCACTTGGCTGGGAAATGCAGCCCAAGAGAGCACAGCATCCACGTGAAGTCCTAGATTCGCAAGAAGCTTTCAGCTCTTTGGCCAGGAAGAGAGTCGCTACCACCAACATCCCAGAAAAATTCCCCAGACCACCAGGAACCTGAGGAGGtctgagaggagcagcagcaacaaTGCAAGTCACTTGGGGCCAAAAAATTCCCTCCAGCTTCAGGGGGAAGCTCGACTACTCCtagcccagcagagctgtgacagAAGAAGAGacaaggagcagcagggagagcgcCCTGTCCTCACAGCCTGGATCCCAGGGCCACGGCATCACCCTTCCATGCCCCATACCGCTGCCCACGGCAACAAACAGCGGTGTCCGCAGGGCTGTCTCACCTTGCTGGGGCCTTGTCTGCCTCAATCTCCTCCAGCTTCGCGTAGATCTCTGACAGCCTGGCACCTTCTGTCCCTTCTCCCCTGGGGTGGGACAAAGAGGAGCATGTGGGACTGACGAGGGTTAGGGTTTGGATGCTGGTGGAGGCCGATCTCCCCAAGCAAGAGGtagcccagccctgctggagcCCTCCATTTAAAGGGAGAGACCTCAGAATGAGACCTCGTGGTCCAGAAGCCGCAGAAGGGCTGGAAACCCACCAGCAACGTCTCACCTGCCGGCATTAATCTTATCCGTCAGATCCCTCTCCTCCCGCAGCAGGCTCTCGCGAGTGGTATCACACTCCAGCACACTCTGCAGCGCTGGCGTCTCgtcccctgccacctcctgttCCACATGGAGGATGCTGATGTGCGAGGGGATGCGCAGGCTCCGGCTGGCAATCATCTTCAGCAGCGTAGTCTTCCCCAGCCCGTTCCTGCCCACCAGCCCATAGCGTCGTCCAAATGCCAGGTTCAGGTCTGCTCCCGCCAGTAGGACACTGAAGCAAGGGAACAGGCAGGTCAGGGCTGCCCCACGGAGAGGGAAATAACCGGCAGCCGCCTGCCCCAACCGTAtttcaggctgtgctggggccacaCAACCATCACAGACTTCTCCAGCCCAAAGCCAACGGGGTCAGGTGCCCACCTTGCTTCCTCACCCTTCCCACGTCCTCTGTCACTTCCCACCACTCTCCAGACGAGTCTCAGTGACCCACAGCCCAAAGCCCAGCCAAGATCTGTCCCACCTCCCCACCCGCACTCACCGCTCACCGAAGGACACATCGAAGTTCTCGACGCGCACATCATACGACTTGTTCTTGCCTGATGACTCCATGCGAGTCTCCTTCTTGCTGGCAGCTTGGCTGGCAGAAGCCTCCTCAAGGACCCTGCGGGCAGGCAGAAGACGGAGAAGGGGGCTCAACCATAAAGCTCTGGTACAGCCAGATCCCAGCCACGCTCAGCAGAGCGCGACGGGGATACCTGAGGCGCCCTCCGTACTCACAGAGGGCCAGATGTCTTCAGGGAATCCCGCTCCATCCTCTTGTCCTGCTTGGCTTTCAGCCTGGCTTCTGCCTTCTCCAGTTTCTTGGCATTCACCATCTGGGGCACAAAGCAGAGAgtttaaagaagagaaagcaacTTCAGCAAAAGCACCAGAAACCCAACTCCAGGAGGCAGGACATGGGAACTGGGACAGATTCAAGTGCGTTTTGAAGAAGCTAATCAGGCCAGGAAATCAATTCAGGAATGAAGTCCTAAATCAACTGCTCACGCACAACGGTTCTGCCTCAGCAAGGCAGAGGGTTTGGCTGACCCTAACGTACGGCCACTTTCTCTAGTTCCAGGGACCTGGGTCAGCCCAGTCGCTTCAACAGCAGCAACCTGCTACCCCAATGCCTCCTCCGCTAGACCCTACGCCCACCCTTGTTCTGGACCACCAGGCACGTTAAACTTTAGCCAGTTTGGAACAAACTCGGCTTACGCAGTGGATCAATCAAGACAGagacaaaaagcatttaattaaacCTGAGGGCAAGAAGGAGCCAAGCGTTTTAATCTGGCCTCTGGTCTTGGCCAGGCTCTCAGCCCACTCCAACTTATTCCTGTGTCAAGTCAAATATTTGTGGCTGACCAAGAACACTCCTAGGTATTTCTAGGCAACTCTACAGCCACCGGAGCACGTTACAGCCCTGCATGCTAGACTGAAGAGCGTCTTGTTACTGGAGCTGTGACCCCGTACCTACAGATGGACTGAGTCACTCTGTAAACTATACCGAGCTCCCTCAATCTCCCCATAAGACATGTCCTCCAGAACTTGAGAGGCCTCCCGAGGCCTCCTCTGAATCGTCTCCAATTTTTCTGAAGATCCTTTTTGAGTTGCAGACATGGGAGCCAGAGAGCAAACCCAGCAGCAACAACTCCAGTGCCAAAACCAGCAACAGCTGCCAGCTTTCGCTTAAGACTCCCTTTCAGACACATGGGGACCACGTTAGGTCTCAGCTTCCTGGCGAGGGGTTCTCATCCTCCACTCATTACCCCAGGAAGGGAGAGCTCTACAAGACACCAGCCTGGTAGAGAGACTGCCCACCCAGTACAGCAACCGCCGTCCTTGCTCTGCAGATGCACAACCGCTTCTCCCCATACTCAGACTTTGAcaggtccctcctgggcagctaCGCCTGTCATCGGCAAAGATGTTCTGACTTCCTCCAGATCACAGACCGTAACTGCTTCCAGACCTCTCCACTCCTGATCTTAtttctcaaaccaggacaacccaCAGCCATTTTTGAAGCTGGGCTTAAaacctccccacagcagctctctgGAAAACAGCTGCTCCGTGCTAACTCCGCACCTGTAACATCCAACATCTAACCATTACCCAGGATTTTCTCTCTCATTGCATATGGCGAGACGTCATCCTCAATTAGCTGTAGAGGCTACTCCTCAATTGGCCTTGCTGTAGAGGCCAAAGGTCCTCGTGAAAGTCAGAGAACCTGCACTCGGAGCACCACCACTGCATCATCCACACTTTGAAGCTCATTAAAAAGTTATAGCAAAATAGAACTCATCAAATTAATAAGCCGTTAACTCTTGTTGAGCCTCTTCATCACAGCAAGGTCGAGTTTCCCAAATTACAGTGAACCTGACGAGGAGGAGCAGCATCCCCACTGCTGCGTCCCTACCCATGACGACCGCCCGTCCCGGCTGCCCTCCGGGGGCGAGGTGACCGGAGCAGGGTAGGACACCTGCAGCCCCACGCGTTAGTTGCTCCCACCACATCTGCTGGCTTAGGAACGCGGGGATGGCCCCCACTCACCGAGGTCTGGcctctcttcagcagcagcccGGGCAGCAGGTCCGTGCCGGCGTCTGCTGCAAGAAGACGTTGGGTTGGGTTGTGCTGATGATCCCGTGCTCCAGGGAGACCCCACCAAGAGCTGCCTTAAGGGCTGCTCACGACCAGGCAGGACTGCCCCTCTCCCAGGGGGACCAAAGGGTGGCTCCTCTCCTTCCACCCCTGCTTGCCCTGCGGCAGCCAGGTGCTGCTGGCCACAGCTCAGCAGCGGGAAGAGAAAGCGGGGTGCAGCTGCGAGGGGGGGCCCAGGGGCGCAGGGAACCGCTCCCGAGGCCCAGCGAGCACACGCCCAACGCCCCGGGCCCATCCTCGCCGCCCGTGCCCTGACAGCAGgacgggagctgctggggggggacagcgTGTGGCTGGGGGTCGCCGGTGGGTGTCACTCACCGTATCCGTCAGTGATTTGGGAGAGCTGGATGGGGGCGTCCAGCAGCACCTGGCTGCAGCGCTGGGCCCGGCCCTCGTCCCTgcgggagaggagaaggagggtgagGGGGCCGGGGGTGAGGGGCCCGggggtgaggggcgggggggccctTACAGCTGCAGGGTGTTGAAGAGGCGCTGGCAGATGTCCCTGATAGCGCCCTCGTCCTTGGCATCCTGCGACAcctcccgcagcagctcccccaCCGCCTCCACCAGCTCGTCCACCGACTCGAAGTCGGCCCCGTCGCCGTGCAGGATCCCTGTAGGCACAGGGACACCGCCATGCACACCCCGCCGCTGTCGCGACGGACGGCCGCCTGTCGCGACGCGGCCGGCAGGGGGCACCcgcctgctccccctcccccgaCGCCTGTCGCGACatgcggcggggcgggaggcccGTCGCGCCGCCGCTCACCCGTCACGTAAGCGAAGACCTCGCCGTCCAGGTCGGGGAACTCGCTGCGGAGGATGTCGGCGCAGGAGGCCATGGCGGGGCGCAgcgcggcccggccgccgccggcagcccggACCCGCGCAGGGGCGGAAGGCCCGGCgcgcgcgggggctgccgggaaggAGGCGGGCGGCCGCCATGCACGCGGGGGCCGCCGGGAAGCGGAGTGCGGGAGCGCGCGGGGACGCGCCTGCGCCCTGgcggccccgtcccgtccccacccCCCGGGGACCCTCCTCCCCCCGGCGGCGCCGgctccccgcccccgccagccgcgggcggccggggccccgccgcctcccgccccacGCCCCCCACAGAGCAGCACGGGCAGCCGTCTCCGTTCTACATACTTTATTAGATCGAGAGCTGGACAAATCACAGGGTGTACAAAATGGAGACCACACTACCAGaagcggggctgcgggcggcggcagcATTGCAACGGCCCAGAAGCGGTGGGTGGCGGTGGGGCGAGGGGGGGCTCTCGCTGCAAGTGCATGTCGGTCCCCAGGACAGCCCCCGCCGCACCCCGACAGGGCTGAGCCTGCCCCGCGCGCCCCAGGACACAGCGGGGCTGCGCTCGCGCTTGGCTGGGAAAGGACAGAcgggctgcagccagcagcaggcgAGGGCGAGCGCTCCGAGGACCTTAAATGCTGTGCCACCCACATACACACCAGCAAGAGTCTAAACCCTCATCCTTTTTGGTCACAAACCTTCCCGCAGCAGGACTCTATACTGACAACTTTGCAAGAAATATTAAGGTGGTGAGATGCGGCGAGCCCACCATCTCCCCCGGCGGGGGCCGATGCACTCACCACCCCGGGCATCTCAGACTGGTCAGCAACATCTACCACAACAGCAATAGCTAGTACAGAAGCCAGGGTAACTTCAACTCAGATTTGTCCAGTCTATGTTTAGGTCTATTCTACGAGTACATATGCACAAGAACTTCAAAAATACTAGGATATGATGCAAGTAGTGAGACACCAACAGAAGAGGAGTTTAATGGCGGACGTTCCCTAGAAAGATCACGAGAGGATGGGAGTTAGACTAGCCCTTGCCCACCCTGGGACGGGGAGCGGGAGGCTGACACCACCCCTGTGCACAACAGGGTTCTGAACTTCATCTGCAGCCCGGGTGGTAACTGGGCACAGGCAGGCGAGTCCGCTCCCAAGGTGAGCCGTAGGGTCTTCCAATCTGCGTAGAGGGGCCAGGCAGATGTTTTCTCTGAATGTAGTTGAAGactgaggagaggcagaggatggCTTGGAGAAGAGGGAGCCCGGTAGCCTGCTGGGGCTAGCATCTGGTCTCATAGATCCCGCTCCTGCCAATGTACCTCACCCATTTTATCACATCATGGTCACTGTAGTTCAGCTTTGGCTCAAAGACTTTCAGGTAGCGCACCTTCAGCCCAGAGGGCGCAAACGGGACCTATTGAGAAAGGGAAAGGCAACAGAGAGCATTGGAACAGAGGCTTAAGGTGCTCTTCATCCACGAAAGCCACAGGACCCCTTGGCTACACATCTAGAAATGGGCACCAAAAGCCACTGTTCCCTGACTCCCTACATGGGTGGTGACAGACTCCCATGGCTTTAAGGACAATTTTCTTCCATTAGCTTTGCCACCTGGCTGGCCTTGTGTTAGGCAGAGTCACAcagcagctggggatggggagcacTCAAACCTGTGGAGCTCCCCAAGGGCAGAAGGGACTGGACTGACAAAGCGTCGCCAAGGTTAGCTGCACCGTGGAAGGCAGACCAGAACTCACCTCAAAGTTCATGGAGATCGGGGGCCGAGCCCACTTCTTCTTGTCATTGGTGGGCAGCAGCTCGATCTCCGCACTGATCTGGGATTCCTTCATTCCAGCCATACGTTTTATCCTATCAGAGAAAGCCCAGAAGTGAGCAGGCGCCCCAGTTTATTCTCCCCTCCACAAGAGGGGCACTAACCAgaccctccctgcccctgcagcaccccagaCCTGACACGCTCACTTACTTCCAGACAATGGCATTCTCACTGGCCTTGTACTTTGCCTTCCCTTTCATACAGATGACTTGCACTCCACTGGTATTGAGGGGCGTTGGGATCCGGACCTGGAAGGCAGAGTCTGGTGAGCGTGGGCAAGGAGCCTGGTGCCTGGGCACTCCGCGCAGTCTCAGGTGAAGACCGCCTCCTCCCAGGAGAACACAGCTGCTGTCCTGGACCCCTCggccttccctctcccttctcagGGCCCAGAGAACAACAGCTACCACCAGGCATCCTCGGCCAGCTCTCCAGTTTCTTGCTTAGAAGTAAAGGTTCAAACACACTTTCAGAATCCACAAGAGTCACTGAGGAAGAGGGCAGAGCTCTCCAGTTCAGGCTGCAGGAAACATGGCTCGCGTGGGGCAGAAGAGCTCAGGCAGGATgccaggctgtccagggaggtctGGCTGCACTaggctctgcacagcctggctttgcagcagcaagCCTTTCCCAGAAGGGGACCAAGCTGCAAAGCCACCCTTAGCCTGTCTTGCACAGCTCACAGCCTGCTGCCTGCCAGACATCAGGCCGTGCAGACAGAAGAACACAAACTTTTCACAGTGGCCAAGACATCAAGCgaaaagctgctgcaggaagggtgGCCTCTGCCAAGGTGGCTGTGGAACTGAAAACAACTTCCACCTCCCTACTCTACAGCAGTTCCCTtccacagcacagcagcaccacACATCTGCGGGGCATTCAGTTCACTCTTAGTCCTGTACAAGCTTGAGAACTCATCTGTGAGGACTCCACAGCAGGCGACAAAATAGAGGCACTATTCCCAGGTACAAGAGGCCATAGGTTTTTGTTCTCTTACCTCTATCTTCTGGGCTAGCAAGGAAGGTTTGAAATTTGATTTGATCACC
The sequence above is drawn from the Chroicocephalus ridibundus chromosome 6, bChrRid1.1, whole genome shotgun sequence genome and encodes:
- the ABCF3 gene encoding ATP-binding cassette sub-family F member 3 isoform X2 codes for the protein MASCADILRSEFPDLDGEVFAYVTGILHGDGADFESVDELVEAVGELLREVSQDAKDEGAIRDICQRLFNTLQLDEGRAQRCSQVLLDAPIQLSQITDGYDAGTDLLPGLLLKRGQTSMVNAKKLEKAEARLKAKQDKRMERDSLKTSGPLVLEEASASQAASKKETRMESSGKNKSYDVRVENFDVSFGERVLLAGADLNLAFGRRYGLVGRNGLGKTTLLKMIASRSLRIPSHISILHVEQEVAGDETPALQSVLECDTTRESLLREERDLTDKINAGRGEGTEGARLSEIYAKLEEIEADKAPARASVILAGLGFNAKMQQQTTKEFSGGWRMRLALARALFARPDLLLLDEPTNMLDVRAILWLETYLQTWQSTILVVSHDRNFLNAVATDIIYLHSQRLDTYRGDFENFMKIKEERLKNQQREYEAQQQYREHIQVFIDRFRYNANRASQVQSKLKLLEKLPELKPVDKESEVVMKFPDGFEKFSPPILQLDEVDFCYDPSHYIFRSLSVSADLESRICVVGENGAGKSTMLKILMGELAPVRGIRHAHRNLKIGYFSQHHVDQLDLNISAVELLARKFPGKTEEEYRHHLGSYGVSGELAVRPVASLSGGQKSRVAFAQMTMSCPNFYILDEPTNHLDMETIEALAKALNKFRGGLILVSHDERFIRLVCQELWVCEDGTVTRIEGGFDQYRDILREQFRKEGFL
- the ABCF3 gene encoding ATP-binding cassette sub-family F member 3 isoform X1 — protein: MASCADILRSEFPDLDGEVFAYVTGILHGDGADFESVDELVEAVGELLREVSQDAKDEGAIRDICQRLFNTLQLDEGRAQRCSQVLLDAPIQLSQITDGYADAGTDLLPGLLLKRGQTSMVNAKKLEKAEARLKAKQDKRMERDSLKTSGPLVLEEASASQAASKKETRMESSGKNKSYDVRVENFDVSFGERVLLAGADLNLAFGRRYGLVGRNGLGKTTLLKMIASRSLRIPSHISILHVEQEVAGDETPALQSVLECDTTRESLLREERDLTDKINAGRGEGTEGARLSEIYAKLEEIEADKAPARASVILAGLGFNAKMQQQTTKEFSGGWRMRLALARALFARPDLLLLDEPTNMLDVRAILWLETYLQTWQSTILVVSHDRNFLNAVATDIIYLHSQRLDTYRGDFENFMKIKEERLKNQQREYEAQQQYREHIQVFIDRFRYNANRASQVQSKLKLLEKLPELKPVDKESEVVMKFPDGFEKFSPPILQLDEVDFCYDPSHYIFRSLSVSADLESRICVVGENGAGKSTMLKILMGELAPVRGIRHAHRNLKIGYFSQHHVDQLDLNISAVELLARKFPGKTEEEYRHHLGSYGVSGELAVRPVASLSGGQKSRVAFAQMTMSCPNFYILDEPTNHLDMETIEALAKALNKFRGGLILVSHDERFIRLVCQELWVCEDGTVTRIEGGFDQYRDILREQFRKEGFL